GGGTCGGGGTTGGTGTCGGGGTGAAAACGGCGGGCGGTCTGCCGGAATGCTTGCCGGATTTCATCCTGAGTGGCGGAGCGCGCTACGCCCAGGCTGGCGTAGAGATCGGGCATGGGCGGTGGCATGGCAGGGTCTTTGTGAGCTTACGGTGATCGCTACGGGCTGTACTCGATAAGAACAGCAGTGATGTTGTCGTGTCCCCCGGCGTCGTTAGCCATTTGCACCAGCTTGTCACAGGCGGCTTGCAGACTGGGCGCCGTTCGCACC
This region of Chloroflexota bacterium genomic DNA includes:
- a CDS encoding serine/threonine-protein phosphatase; this encodes VRTAPSLQAACDKLVQMANDAGGHDNITAVLIEYSP